The genomic stretch CCGACCGGACCTTGAATGTTACATCGGCTGTACGCTTCCATCCCATGGAGATAATTCTCTCTGTTGGTATCAAGATTTCGGCTGTTCTTCTCCTGGGAGTACCGGCGGCAGGAGTTCTACTCTTTGAAATTCTCCTCAACGGTTGTTCCCTGTTCAATCATTCCTGCATTCAAATTCCCGTCAGTCTGGACCGGATTCTCAGGTCCTTTCTGGTGACTCCCGATATGCATAGGATTCATCATTCTGTGCGCCTGAGGGAGACCAATCGAAATTTCGGATTCTGTCTGACCTGGTGGGATTATATTTTCGGGACTTACAGAAATGATCCGGTTCAGGATCAGAGGAGTTTTCTTCTGGGACTCTCCAGTTACAACAAGGGGGAAGAGCGTTCTTTACTGACAAGTCTGCTGATGCCATTCGATGGAAAAGCAGAGGCCTACTCTATAAAAGGGATGGGCAAACAGGGTGATTAAGGATCGGGAAGCTCTTTTTCTTCCATCACGGTGTAGCGGATAAGAGCTCTCCCCAGGCGGTATAGGATCATTTCTCTGCCCTTGTCCTGAAGAATCCTGCCAAAAAGAGGCAGCCCTAAACCAGCGATGCCTCCCGGGGTCATCTTCCTCATTCTCAGAATTTTTCGTATCTTCAGAACTGGCCGGATGCCCTTCCAGGAATCCATACCCTTGGTGCGAAGGAGGGAGACAAGAGGTTGCCGACTGAAATTCCTAACCTTCCTGAATAGATCCACAGATATTTTTTCTAGGGCCAGACGGCTCCCGGGAGCATTGGAATAGACCGAGCCCAAAGAAATGAGGCTCAGCTTGTATGAGGCTGACAAGAGCTGATTCAGTCTGTAAGATTCCAGGGGTTTTTCCTTTCCCGGATAGTAAATGCTTGAAATAGTCGTCACAAGTTTAAGAATGATCTCTTTCATGCTGGGGGTCTTCTCTGCAGTAGTGCCCAATTCTTCGTGAACGGCGGAAACTGTTTTCCTGAGGAATCCAGCCATACGTCCCTTAAAACGGACCCTTTTCTTTTTCGCATCCGGCCGGAGGGAATAGTCCGGGTCCGGGGTCAGTCCGGATTGGAGGAGTATGCTTTCATAGGCCCTTATCATTTCGTTCAAGACATCATTTTTTTGTCCCCCCTCGGGGAGGAGGGACAGCTCCCTGTCATAATGCCGGCTTTTGCGGATTATCTCATTTTTGGAAAAATGGACCTGTCTGTCTTCTATCTCCTGACAGTTCCCTCCATAGAGGTAGAGGATGTACTGGGATGCCTTGAAGAGGAGCCGGAGGTAGAAATTCCGGATGTAGCCCTCCCAGAACAGCCGGAGCAGGATGCTCCGGAGGCTGTAAAAAAGAAGACCCGGGATTCCTAAAAGCGGGATGAGGGACAACCTGATCATCTGAGTAAAGATCCCCTTCCGGTTTAAAAAACGCATGACTTTGAAACTGTTGAGAATTTTACCGGCTTCAAAACCTCTGCGAAATGGACGATACCAGCTAATCCTCCGGTTCAGGAGATAACGGAGGATAAAACTTTTTTTTCTTTGTTCATACACATCCTCGTAGGCCATGAGGATGATCTCCAGAAGGCGCAGGGGTGTAAAATTCAAGTGAATTGTTCCGTTCTCATCGGCAGGAGAAACGACTTCAATAAGCGCCTTCATATCTTCCAGAGGATTCATCCGATCTGAGGATATCAGTCTTTTCTTTAACAGGGGAATCATGGCGCTGCTGCGTTTTCGGCTGAGTTCATCTTCCCAATCTAATTCATTGCGACGAACCTTCATAAACAGGAGGGGGGTCAGGATGAATCGTATGCTAAGAGGAAGAAGGATAAATGAGATACCCCCCATGATCCCGGCTGCCGTCAGCAGCGATTGCAGAAGAGGAGTCAGGAAGTCTCCTCTTTCAGCAGTAGATCCAGGGTTTGCCAGGCCAGGGTGGCGCATTTCAGGCGGACAGGATACTGAACCAGACCCTGAAGTGAAACAATGTCTCCAAAGGGCTCCAGGTCTTCAAGGGGATCTTCTCCCCTAAATATCCTATGGATCTTCAGGGCCGTCTCCCTGGCTTCTTCCCGGGTTTTCCCCCAGAGGAGTTCTGTCATCATTGACGCCGAGGCCATGCTGATGGAACAGCCTTCCCCATCAAAGTGGATAGAGGATATCTTTTTTTCATCGTCCCACTCTATCCTGAGGGCTACTCTGTCTCCGCAGGAGGGATTGTCAAGAACGGCACCCAGTTCTTCCGATGTCAGGGACTGCCTGTTCCGGGGCTGTCTGTAGTGATCCTGGATTATTTCTTTGTATAAATCATCAAACTGCATCTTTATTCCCTGTATTAACCCAGAACCTCTTTGATCTTCATTTGAAGTTCTTCACCTCTGATAGGCTTTAATAAATAAGCGGCGGGTTTAATAGTCATCGCTTTTTTCCGGATAGAATCGTTTGGATAGGCTGTGAGAAAAATGATAGGAGTATCCTTCATCATCTTGACTCTTTGAGCCGCATCAATCCCGTCAATAAAACTCTTCAAATAGATATCCATAATAATGAGGTCGGGATTATTTTTTATCACCCCAGACATGACACCATCAGCATTCCTGATTACTTCGGGTACATTGTATCCTAGTTTTTCCAGGGATTCTTTAAGCTCCATGCCAATTATAGGCTCATCCTCGACAATAAGTATGGTTTTTACTGCCATTGTTTTGTGTCTCCGTCTTTGTTTTTTTATACATTTTTAAATTAAATAAAACTAAACTCACAAATAAAAAATCAGAAATTGTGAACTTATCTGTTGACCCAAGTATTGCATAAATCCTATAAATTATCCAATTAGCATGATAAGCAAACAAAACCCTAAATCCTACCTCTCTCCCTTTGATAAGTTAATCAATTCAGTATTAAACAGGATTGTAAAAGACTTCCGGATCGGAACTCTTTTGTTGTCACTGCTTCTCTATATTAATATACTGTTGTTTTTTGGTGAATTCCTGAAAATCTCCTGTAATTATTTTATCCTGCTCCCGATGATCACAATTTCTTTTATCTTTGGCTTACCTGGTGGCTTTCTGATCGGCACCTTGGCTCTCCCTTTGAATCTACTTATGTTTTTCCTGATGGATCATATGGAGTATCTCCCGGAGAATCTCTACATTGCCGAAATAGCTGGCATCCTGGTGGGAA from Oceanispirochaeta sp. encodes the following:
- a CDS encoding sterol desaturase family protein; this encodes MVLRVSIFGGLMILFLLWEQSFPRRDQGNLVKNRICNLSLSLINTLVALFIPINLAVLAQTAEHQGLLYRLNLPSPLHLLLSLLILDMIIYFQHLMFHSVPLLWQLHKVHHADRTLNVTSAVRFHPMEIILSVGIKISAVLLLGVPAAGVLLFEILLNGCSLFNHSCIQIPVSLDRILRSFLVTPDMHRIHHSVRLRETNRNFGFCLTWWDYIFGTYRNDPVQDQRSFLLGLSSYNKGEERSLLTSLLMPFDGKAEAYSIKGMGKQGD
- the sufU gene encoding Fe-S cluster assembly sulfur transfer protein SufU, which codes for MQFDDLYKEIIQDHYRQPRNRQSLTSEELGAVLDNPSCGDRVALRIEWDDEKKISSIHFDGEGCSISMASASMMTELLWGKTREEARETALKIHRIFRGEDPLEDLEPFGDIVSLQGLVQYPVRLKCATLAWQTLDLLLKEETS
- a CDS encoding response regulator; translated protein: MAVKTILIVEDEPIIGMELKESLEKLGYNVPEVIRNADGVMSGVIKNNPDLIIMDIYLKSFIDGIDAAQRVKMMKDTPIIFLTAYPNDSIRKKAMTIKPAAYLLKPIRGEELQMKIKEVLG